The Streptomyces racemochromogenes DNA segment TGGTGATGGTGCGGGCGGTGCCGTTGTAGACACCGAAGGCGAGGCGGCCGGTGTTGGTCATGTACAGCTGCTTGTCGAACGTGCTGCTGCTGTTGGCCGTGTTGTTGCCGAAGCCGATGAGCTTGCCGCCGCGGGTGGTGTTGGTCTTGAACCACGTCTCGACGGTGAAGGAGGCGCCGACGCTCTGCCGGTGGTCGCTGTACACCTGCTGGCTGCTGCCGTTGAAGCCCATCGCCGTGCTGCTGCCGGTGACGGCGCCGGGGCTCTGGCGCAGGGCCGGGGCGCCCACCTGGACGCCGCCGGTGTTGCCGCCGTCGGAGGAGTCCGCGACGTACGGGCTGACGGTGTCGTCGTAGCGCCAGTACAGGTTGGCGCCGTCGGCGCGGACCCGGTCCGGGTAGGCCGCCGTGGTGGCCGGGACGGTGACGGAGGCGTTCGCCGACAGGGCGCTGGTGTTGCCCGCCCCGTCGGTGGCGGTCACCCGGTAGGAGTAGGACTGGCCGGCCTTGACGGTGGTGTCGTTCCACGAGGCCTGCGGCCGCTCGAACTCCAGGGAGTCCGCGGTCACGGTGGCGATCGGGGTCGCCGAGCCGTTGCGGTAGATCCGGTACGTCAGCCTGCTGTCGTCCTGGTCGTAGCTGGTGCGCCAGCGCACCTGCGCCTCGCCCGGCCTGACGCTGGCGGCGCTGGCGAGGGGGGTGGTCGGAGCGCCGACGTCACCGGTGTTGGCGAAGCGGGTCAGGCCCTGCTGGGGCTGGCCGTTGATGACGGTGAACTCGCCGCCCGCCCACAGGTACTTGACGCCGTTCTTCTCGGCGACGGACATGACGCGCGGGCCGATGCCCTCGCCGATGCCGTCGTTGGCGGTGGGGTGCCAGCCGAGCTTGCGCGGGCCGCGCACGAAGCCGTCCACGGGCGCGGGGGCGGCGCCGGTGTGGTCGGTGGGCTGGGCGAGGAAGAAGTTCCTCTTGCCGTCGGGGAACTCCAGCTCGGTGGAGCAGTCGTGCGCGTGCGAGGAGCTGTAGAGCACGCCGTCGTAAGGCAGCACGTACTGGGTCGCGCCGAGGCAGCGGTCGCGCCACTTCTCGCTGAAGTCCGTGCTCAGGCCCATGCGGCCGTCGAAGACGCCGCCGCCGGACCCCTCGTTGGCGGTGTAGTAGCCCGTGGCGTCGGCCGAGATGTGCTTGACGACCGAGTTGGAGGGGATGGTCGAGTACGTCTTGGCGACCGCGCCCGTGGTGGCGCTGACGACCGCGAGGGCGTGCGTGTTGGTGCCGTTCACGGTGAAGAAGTCCCCGCCGAGCAGGACGTTCTTGCCGTCGTTGCTGACCTTGACGGCCCGGCCGGGCTCGTCCGCGTTGGCGGTCCAGGGCTTGAGGGCGCCGGAGGCGGCGTCGACCGCGGCGAACCGCTCGCGGATCTGGCCCTCGACGGTGCCGAAGTCGCCCGCGACGTACAGGGTGTCGTCGCTGACGTCGAGCGCGCGCACGGTGGCGGGCACGCCGGGGTGGAAGGCGGCCTTGGGGGCGCAGGTCTCGATGTCGATCGCGGCCAGGCTGGAGACCGGGGTTCCGTTGACGGCGCCGAAGTAGCCGCCCGCGTACAGGGTCTTCTTGTCCTTGGAGACGGCCAGCGCCCGTACGGTCGCGGTGCCGTCGCCGACGGTGAAGGCCAGCTTGCAGGAGGTGGGGTTGCCCGTCGAGGCGTCCAGCGCCACGAAGTTGACCGCTTCCTGCTCGGCGCCGCCGACCGCGTCGGGCGGGCGGACCGCCGAGAAGGTGCCGCCGGCGAAGACGGTGCCGTTCGCCTGTTCCATGGCGAAGACGACGCCGTTCGGCTGCCAGGTGGGCAGCTCGTCGGCGGTGAACGCCACCGGCGGTGTGATGGCGGCCGCCTCGGGCGTCAGCACCAGGGCGAGGCCCGTGCCGGCACCGGCCAGTGACAGTGCGAGGGCAGCACTGAGCCCTCTGGATCTACGCATGAGCCCCCCAGGGCCGTTGGCCCGGCTTGATGGCTGGAAGTATCCGAAAAGCCGCAGGGACTGGGGCAGACCAGAACCCCGTGCGGCGGGTGCGCACCCCGGCCACAAAGTTGACCGGGACACGGCAAATCGTAGGCGAAGCCGGAGCCTGGGCCGTGTCTTTCTGATCTTGCCGGTCAAGCCCGCGTCTCCCCCAGCTACCGCTGGGAGGGGCCCCAGGTGCCGGACGACGCGGGTCTGGGGGTACCTCCCAGCGGTAGCTGGGGGAGCAAGATCCGCAAGACACGGCCTAGCGGTCGATCCGGACGGTGGCTCCTGCCAGTTGGTCCTCGACCTGGCGGACATCGGCGTCCACCATGATCTGCGCCAGCTCCGGCGCCAGGACCGTCGGCTTCCAGCCAAGGATCTCCCGCGCCTTGGAGGCGTCACCGATGAGGGCGTCGACCTCGCTGGGACGCTCGTACTTGGGGTCGTAGCGGACGTGGTCGGTCCAGTCGAGGCCCGCGCGGGTGAAGGAGGACTCCACGAAGTCCCTTACGGTGGCGGCGACTCCGGTGGCGACCACGTAGTCCGACGGCTCGTCCTGCTGGAGCATGCGCCACATCGCGTCGACGTACTCGGGGGCGTAGCCCCAGTCGCGGACGGCGTCGAGGTTGCCGAGGTAGAGGTGGTCCTGGAGGCCGGCCTTGATGCGGGCGACGGCGCGGGTGATCTTCCGGGTCACGAAGGTCTCGCCGCGGCGGGGCGACTCGTGGTTGAAGAGGATCCCGTTGACGGCGAACATGCCGTACGCCTCGCGGTAGTTGACCGTTGTCCAGTACGCGAAGACCTTGGCCCCGCCGTACGGGCTGCGCGGGTGGAAGGGGGTGTCCTCGTTCTGCGGCGGCGGGGTGGAGCCGTACATCTCGGAGGACGACGCCTGGTAGATCCGGGTGTCGACGCCACTGGCCCGGATGGCCTCCAGCAGCCGCAGCGCGCCGAGTCCGGTCACGTCGCCCGTGTAGAGGGGGGCGTCGAAGGAGACGCGGACGTGGGACTGGGCGCCGAGGTTGTAGACCTCGTCGGGACGTATGTCGCGCAGCAGGTTCACCAGGGCGACGCCGTCGGAGAGGTCGGCGTGGTGCAGGACGAAGGAACGATTCGCCGTCTGCGGGTCCTGGTAAATGTGGTCGATCCGCTCCGTGTTGAAGCTGGAGGACCGCCGCACGAGGCCGTGCACCGTGTAGCCCTTGGAGAGCAGGAGCTCTGCGAGGTACGAGCCGTCCTGTCCGGTGACGCCGGTGATCAGTGCGGTCTTTCCCATGTGGTGTCCCCCTGGGGTCCGTTGCTGTGCTGAGGTGCTCCGGCCTCTGGTCCGGCCGGCCTCTTCGTTTGCGCCCCCGGCCCCGCCCGCAAGGCCCCCCGACGGCCCTGCGGCATTCCGGCAGGCAGCGGGCCGAGCCCGCACGTCCCTGGTCCGGGACTGGATGCGTACCGTACACGCCCACTCCACATGAACCAGCCCCGCGGCCCAACCCGGACCGCCGCCCAACCCCTCCCGCAGGCCCAACCCGGACCGCCGCCCAACCCCTCCCGCAGGCCCGACCCGGCCCCGCCGGCGTTTGAGGCGCGGGGGTCCGGGGGCGGAGCCCCCGGCAACGGCGCGGCGGCCGAACGACGGC contains these protein-coding regions:
- the gmd gene encoding GDP-mannose 4,6-dehydratase; this encodes MGKTALITGVTGQDGSYLAELLLSKGYTVHGLVRRSSSFNTERIDHIYQDPQTANRSFVLHHADLSDGVALVNLLRDIRPDEVYNLGAQSHVRVSFDAPLYTGDVTGLGALRLLEAIRASGVDTRIYQASSSEMYGSTPPPQNEDTPFHPRSPYGGAKVFAYWTTVNYREAYGMFAVNGILFNHESPRRGETFVTRKITRAVARIKAGLQDHLYLGNLDAVRDWGYAPEYVDAMWRMLQQDEPSDYVVATGVAATVRDFVESSFTRAGLDWTDHVRYDPKYERPSEVDALIGDASKAREILGWKPTVLAPELAQIMVDADVRQVEDQLAGATVRIDR
- a CDS encoding LamG-like jellyroll fold domain-containing protein — protein: MRRSRGLSAALALSLAGAGTGLALVLTPEAAAITPPVAFTADELPTWQPNGVVFAMEQANGTVFAGGTFSAVRPPDAVGGAEQEAVNFVALDASTGNPTSCKLAFTVGDGTATVRALAVSKDKKTLYAGGYFGAVNGTPVSSLAAIDIETCAPKAAFHPGVPATVRALDVSDDTLYVAGDFGTVEGQIRERFAAVDAASGALKPWTANADEPGRAVKVSNDGKNVLLGGDFFTVNGTNTHALAVVSATTGAVAKTYSTIPSNSVVKHISADATGYYTANEGSGGGVFDGRMGLSTDFSEKWRDRCLGATQYVLPYDGVLYSSSHAHDCSTELEFPDGKRNFFLAQPTDHTGAAPAPVDGFVRGPRKLGWHPTANDGIGEGIGPRVMSVAEKNGVKYLWAGGEFTVINGQPQQGLTRFANTGDVGAPTTPLASAASVRPGEAQVRWRTSYDQDDSRLTYRIYRNGSATPIATVTADSLEFERPQASWNDTTVKAGQSYSYRVTATDGAGNTSALSANASVTVPATTAAYPDRVRADGANLYWRYDDTVSPYVADSSDGGNTGGVQVGAPALRQSPGAVTGSSTAMGFNGSSQQVYSDHRQSVGASFTVETWFKTNTTRGGKLIGFGNNTANSSSTFDKQLYMTNTGRLAFGVYNGTARTITTGLFETYNDNKWHHVVGTQGPGGMTLYVDGQNKGTNSATNSTPYAGFWHVGGDSLTSWPNRPTSNFFAGQIDETAVYPTALTQAQVKAHFDLAKAPADTVSKVVASEDTYVNQGAPGTVYGASSSLAVRGTSAYESYLRFTLPAAPAGQVLKAASLQFKTSTQTGAGTADTVSVVPVTGTWSGDATTYTTKPALGTTPLGSIAGVPDGSAVQNVELDTAAVSALLGGSHSLGLTSAGTDPLWIWSSESTAADAAPQLVLTFGQK